The sequence below is a genomic window from Flagellimonas marinaquae.
CATCGGGGCGGTAAAAGTTAAGCTGTGCGATGAGAAACTCTTTACGGTTATCCCAGTTGTTCGGGGCATCATCGGGGTTGTCGTAGCGAATGTTATACGAAATCACATCGATGGTCTGACTCGATACCATCAAACAAGAGAACAAGAAGGAAAATATAAAAAAGAAATTTTTCATTGGATGTAGTTCAATCGGTTTATCGCAATATACTTTCCTTTCCCAAATAAATATGGCATATCCCTATTACCAAATGATTAATACTATTTAGGGCCTTACATTACCTCGATGCTCCTAAATGTTAGATTGATTCGAGGCTTATGCACCTTTTTGGTGGGAGGCAAGCGATGCTGCCAGTATTTTTGTGTTGATCCTTTCATGACCAATAAGCTGCCATGATCCAACACAAGATCTACTTTTATTTTTGTGGACTTATGTTTAAAAACAAACTTTCTTTGGGCTCCAAAACTTAAAGAGGCTATTGCTCCATCGGGTTTAAGTTCTTTTTCGTCGTCGCTGTGCCAACCCATGCCCTCTTCCCCATTATGGTACAAGTTAAGCAAACAGGTATTATAGGTTTCTTTGGTATGCTTTTCGACAAGTTCCTTTAGTTGCAAAAGCCCCTTGGTCCATTGCAAGGCTTTTTTAGTGTTGTTGGAGTATGTATATTCAAATGGGCGACTACCATACCAAGCCACTTTCCGTTTGGTAACGATACGCTTTCCAAACAAGTGCACAATATCTGGTTCCCATGCTATGGATTCCCAAAGTTTTTGAAAATAATGGTCAGCTCGGTCAATTTCCATTACCGGGCCAAAATAATGTACAGTGCCATCATACGGCAGTAGATTAAAGTCGGGCGCTATTTGGTCTGCGAACAAATCCATAATAATTAAACTCTGATCTATGTGGAGAGTCTTTTATTACTTTTCTCCAATATTTCCAAAACGCGGTCCTTTAATTCCTGGGGCTCAATAATTTTTGCATAATCCCCGAACATTAGATACCAACGGGCAAATCCATTGGCCATATCGCTCGTCATAAACGTCATTTCCACTCCGTTTATCTTTGTCTCTTCGGAAATTAGACCGTAATGTTTGGTCTGTCCCTGAATGTATTTTGCCACGGTTTTGTCGACCAATATCTTTACTTTGGTTTTGGAAACTTCCTTCTTTTTGTTCTGATGTTCTGCAATGGTACCATGCTCCAACAAAAAATCCAACGTAGTTCTCGCTATTTTATGGATTCTATCTGTTCTAAAGTGCCTGTAATCGGTTCGTAGATGGCAATAGCCCAAAATGTACCAAAATCCATTTTCGTTAAAAAGCCCAACAGGTTCTATTCTCCGTTCCGATGGCGTTTCCTCGCGCAAAGATTCATACCTTAAGAACACTTGCTTGCGTTCTGCAATACTCTCGAACAATATTTCCAGGGCATTGGGTACTTGATCATTGAACAAAACTTGACCAGGGATAATGGAAACTTGGGATTCCAATGCCTCCACCCACTCTTTTTCCCTACCCCGTAGAATGGATTTTAACTTGAACATTGCGGATTCGTAATAGGCGCCCAAGGATTTATCCATGAATTGCTTCATTAATTTTTCTGCGGCCACAAAGCTTCCAGCTTCTTCACGGGTAAACATTATTGGTGGCAATCGATACCCTTCCATAATCGAATACCCCACTCCTGCTTCGCTAATAATGGGAACCCCGGAAGCTTCCAATGTTCTTATATCCCTATAGATGGTCCTTAAGCTCACATCAAATCGTTCGGCAAGATCCTGCGCCTTTACAATTCGTTTGCTCTGCAGCTGTATCAATATGGCTACTATCCTATCAAAACGTTTTACGGTATCCATTCCCAAAATTGTGTGAGCTATCTCCCAAAGATAGGATTTCAATCCAAGGATGGATGGTCTCCTCCAGCTCATATTTATTCATTTGTTCTTTAATAATAAGTTTCAAAACTATCCAAAGGGACTGACAACAGTTTGTCAGCACACTTTTTTTATTTTGATTTTTACTACTGACATAAGGCTGTCACCTACCGCTCATAATTTTGTTCCAAGAAACAATAATCCTTTAAATCACAATTACATGGAAAACACCATTAATGAACAAACAACAGCCCAAGTTATAACTCCAGAACAGTTCTTGGGACA
It includes:
- a CDS encoding alpha-ketoglutarate-dependent dioxygenase AlkB family protein produces the protein MDLFADQIAPDFNLLPYDGTVHYFGPVMEIDRADHYFQKLWESIAWEPDIVHLFGKRIVTKRKVAWYGSRPFEYTYSNNTKKALQWTKGLLQLKELVEKHTKETYNTCLLNLYHNGEEGMGWHSDDEKELKPDGAIASLSFGAQRKFVFKHKSTKIKVDLVLDHGSLLVMKGSTQKYWQHRLPPTKKVHKPRINLTFRSIEVM
- a CDS encoding helix-turn-helix transcriptional regulator is translated as MDTVKRFDRIVAILIQLQSKRIVKAQDLAERFDVSLRTIYRDIRTLEASGVPIISEAGVGYSIMEGYRLPPIMFTREEAGSFVAAEKLMKQFMDKSLGAYYESAMFKLKSILRGREKEWVEALESQVSIIPGQVLFNDQVPNALEILFESIAERKQVFLRYESLREETPSERRIEPVGLFNENGFWYILGYCHLRTDYRHFRTDRIHKIARTTLDFLLEHGTIAEHQNKKKEVSKTKVKILVDKTVAKYIQGQTKHYGLISEETKINGVEMTFMTSDMANGFARWYLMFGDYAKIIEPQELKDRVLEILEKSNKRLST